The proteins below are encoded in one region of Silene latifolia isolate original U9 population chromosome 2, ASM4854445v1, whole genome shotgun sequence:
- the LOC141643545 gene encoding uncharacterized protein LOC141643545, whose amino-acid sequence MVVRNSELEMAGDRHFARIDILEIKVQIGKRVGTARAQKYFGLLDSFFRLKIAKSEFDKLCVVAIGRENVCLHNRLIRSILKNAAFSKTPPQKENKDLNLSLDKVTNGSPRSCLQSLRRDVFPPSPRKGRSPGFRDRKYKDRLSPLGPNGKVNAVAASKDVGQKTLEQQSATELLSLGSMPMEVTSVEDGEEVDQAAISPGIESRNPVTPPFGIPWNGKGNRKVLSSLPSSVHAETCVGSSNLPDTSSLRKRLEQKFEKEGMRVSIDCVNLLNMGLDAFLKRLIKPSLELASSRFGTMLDFRTAMELNPNVLGEDWPMQLEKVCLRESECFD is encoded by the coding sequence ATGGTTGTGAGGAATTCGGAGTTAGAAATGGCGGGTGATCGGCATTTTGCTAGGATCGACATATTAGAGATAAAAGTTCAGATTGGGAAAAGGGTAGGAACCGCGAGAGCCCAAAAATACTTTGGTCTACTAGATAGCTTTTTCAGATTAAAAATTGCTAAGTCGGAGTTTGATAAGCTGTGTGTTGTTGCTATTGGACGGGAGAACGTTTGCCTCCATAATCGCCTCATTAGATCGATTCTAAAGAATGCAGCTTTCTCTAAGACGCCACCTCAAAAGGAAAACAAAGATCTTAACCTTAGTCTTGATAAGGTTACAAATGGGTCTCCAAGAAGTTGTCTTCAATCTCTGCGACGGGATGTGTTTCCACCGTCCCCTCGAAAAGGGAGAAGCCCGGGATTTCGAGATCGAAAATATAAGGATCGTTTGAGTCCACTTGGCCCAAATGGGAAGGTCAATGCTGTTGCGGCTAGTAAGGATGTGGGCCAGAAGACCCTTGAGCAGCAAAGTGCTACTGAATTGCTATCGTTGGGTAGTATGCCAATGGAAGTTACGTCTGTGGAGGATGGGGAAGAGGTTGATCAGGCTGCCATAAGTCCAGGAATTGAGAGCCGGAACCCTGTTACCCCTCCGTTTGGAATCCCGTGGAATGGGAAAGGGAACCGTAAAGTTCTCAGTTCTTTGCCATCTTCAGTTCATGCTGAGACTTGTGTTGGGAGCAGCAACCTACCTGATACCAGTTCCTTAAGGAAGAGGTTAGAACAGAAATTCGAGAAAGAAGGCATGAGAGTTTCAATAGATTGTGTGAATCTGTTGAACATGGGGTTGGATGCTTTCCTCAAAAGGTTAATAAAGCCTTCTCTTGAACTAGCCAGTTCCCGGTTTGGAACCATGTTGGACTTTCGGACTGCAATGGAGTTGAATCCTAACGTCCTCGGAGAAGATTGGCCTATGCAACTTGAGAAGGTGTGCCTCCGAGAGTCTGAATGTTTCGACTGa